The following proteins come from a genomic window of Acinetobacter baumannii:
- a CDS encoding YqiA/YcfP family alpha/beta fold hydrolase: MKILFLHGLDSSRESTKFHAILHPEKFCIDVDYRNLSYASVKDFYHQAIETIKPDLLVGHSLGGYWALKTAAQHKLAVIVANPSLTPNFRNDYPHLCDEDLDHSNPKMAYLELGDEQLDMYQVQEKLSPYMTIETYDGGHHRLAYPSRLNDLITKIHKKYFA; encoded by the coding sequence ATGAAAATTCTATTTTTACATGGCTTGGATTCTTCTCGTGAATCAACAAAATTTCATGCCATTTTACATCCTGAAAAATTTTGTATTGATGTTGATTATCGCAACCTAAGTTATGCTTCAGTTAAAGACTTTTATCATCAAGCGATTGAAACAATTAAACCTGATTTGTTAGTCGGTCATAGCCTCGGCGGTTATTGGGCTTTGAAAACTGCTGCTCAACATAAATTAGCTGTTATTGTTGCCAACCCAAGCCTTACACCTAATTTTCGTAATGATTACCCTCATCTTTGTGACGAAGATCTTGACCACTCTAACCCTAAAATGGCCTATTTAGAGTTAGGAGACGAGCAACTTGATATGTATCAAGTACAGGAAAAGCTGTCACCATATATGACAATAGAAACTTATGATGGAGGCCATCATCGTCTTGCTTATCCTTCCCGTCTTAATGATCTCATTACCAAAATTCATAAAAAATATTTTGCTTGA
- the cysD gene encoding sulfate adenylyltransferase subunit CysD has protein sequence MTESRLTHLKQLEAESIHIIREVAAEFENPVMLYSIGKDSAVMLHLALKAFYPAKLPFPLLHVDTGWKFKDMIAFRDNMAKTHGFDLIVHQNKEGREAGINPFDHGSSKYTDIMKTQALKQALDKYQFDAAFGGARRDEEKSRAKERVYSFRDSKHRWDPKNQRPELWNLYNGKVNKGESIRVFPLSNWTELDIWQYIYLENIQIVPLYFSAVRPVVERSGTLIMVDDERMRLKEGEVPQMKSVRFRTLGCYPLTGAVESEADTLPEIIQEMLLATSSERQGRMIDHDEAGSMEKKKQEGYF, from the coding sequence ATGACTGAATCAAGACTTACACATCTCAAGCAACTTGAAGCTGAGAGTATTCATATTATCCGTGAAGTAGCCGCAGAATTTGAAAATCCAGTCATGCTTTACTCAATTGGTAAAGACTCGGCTGTGATGCTCCATCTTGCATTGAAGGCATTTTATCCTGCAAAACTTCCTTTCCCTTTATTACATGTAGATACGGGCTGGAAGTTTAAAGACATGATCGCGTTTCGCGATAACATGGCAAAAACACATGGTTTTGATTTAATTGTTCATCAGAATAAAGAAGGCCGTGAAGCAGGAATCAACCCATTTGATCATGGCAGTTCGAAATATACGGATATTATGAAAACCCAAGCTTTAAAACAGGCTTTGGATAAATATCAGTTCGATGCTGCTTTTGGTGGGGCGCGCCGTGACGAAGAAAAATCACGTGCGAAAGAGCGTGTGTATTCATTCCGTGATAGTAAACATCGTTGGGATCCTAAAAACCAACGTCCTGAACTTTGGAACCTTTACAATGGTAAAGTGAACAAAGGCGAAAGTATTCGTGTATTCCCGTTATCAAACTGGACAGAGTTGGATATCTGGCAATATATCTATTTAGAAAATATTCAAATAGTTCCTCTTTATTTCTCTGCTGTTCGTCCTGTGGTTGAGCGTAGTGGTACGCTAATCATGGTTGATGATGAACGTATGCGCTTAAAAGAGGGTGAAGTTCCACAAATGAAGTCTGTACGTTTCCGTACGCTTGGCTGTTATCCATTAACAGGTGCAGTTGAGTCTGAAGCTGATACATTGCCAGAAATTATTCAGGAAATGCTGTTGGCAACAAGTTCTGAGCGTCAAGGTCGTATGATTGACCATGATGAAGCAGGCTCAATGGAAAAGAAAAAGCAAGAAGGCTATTTCTAA
- the cysN gene encoding sulfate adenylyltransferase subunit CysN: MSHQSDLISQDILAYLKQHEQKDLLRFLTCGNVDDGKSTLIGRLLYDSKLIYEDQLQAVTRDSKKVGTTGDAPDLALLVDGLQAEREQGITIDVAYRYFSTEKRKFIIADTPGHEQYTRNMATGASTADLAIILIDARYGVQTQTRRHTFIASLLGIKNIVVAINKMDLVEYSSERFNEIQVEYDAFVSQLGDRRPANILFVPISALNGDNVVNPSAHTPWYKGQTLMSILESVEINRESSKHEFRFPVQYVNRPNLDFRGFAGTVALGEIKVGDEIVALPSGKRSTVKEIVTFDGNLEQAVAGQAVTLTLNDEIDISRGNVLVRAGEQPLISRSVRASVVWMNEHPLVKGKLYNIKIGTQTVPAKVTNINYRVNVNTLEHTQVEELELNAIADVVVEFDAPVVFDRYQDSRYTGSFIFIDRLSNVTVGAGMVEAAVEWTAHSNPVTAEDRAARLGQKPAVIGVSAQLIEKSQALESLLIQQGVVAIAKTSLTAEQLVLLRETGVVIITTSVDGTDTEITAETVEEAVEKIVELVRL; the protein is encoded by the coding sequence ATGTCTCATCAATCAGACTTAATCAGCCAAGACATTCTGGCGTATTTAAAACAACATGAACAAAAAGACCTTTTGCGCTTTTTGACTTGTGGTAACGTAGATGATGGTAAAAGTACCTTAATTGGTCGTTTACTTTATGATTCAAAATTGATTTATGAAGATCAATTGCAAGCTGTAACACGTGACAGTAAGAAAGTGGGCACAACAGGTGATGCACCAGACTTGGCATTACTTGTAGATGGTTTGCAGGCTGAGCGTGAGCAGGGTATTACCATTGATGTTGCTTATCGCTATTTTTCGACTGAAAAACGTAAGTTTATTATTGCTGATACACCGGGCCATGAACAATACACTCGTAACATGGCAACAGGTGCATCGACTGCTGATCTTGCAATCATCCTGATCGATGCGCGCTATGGTGTACAAACTCAAACTCGTCGTCATACGTTTATTGCGAGTTTGCTTGGAATTAAAAATATTGTTGTTGCCATTAATAAAATGGACTTGGTTGAATATTCATCTGAACGTTTTAATGAAATTCAGGTTGAATATGATGCGTTCGTGAGCCAATTGGGTGATCGCCGTCCAGCCAATATTTTATTTGTTCCAATTTCTGCTTTAAATGGCGATAACGTTGTAAATCCATCAGCTCATACTCCTTGGTACAAGGGGCAAACCTTAATGAGTATTCTTGAGTCTGTGGAAATCAACCGCGAGTCAAGTAAACATGAATTCCGTTTCCCTGTTCAATATGTAAACCGTCCAAATCTCGACTTCCGTGGCTTTGCGGGTACAGTTGCATTAGGTGAAATTAAAGTTGGTGACGAGATTGTGGCGTTGCCTTCTGGTAAGCGTTCTACAGTTAAGGAAATTGTTACTTTTGACGGTAACCTTGAGCAGGCAGTTGCGGGTCAAGCAGTCACCTTAACGTTAAATGATGAAATTGATATTAGTCGCGGTAATGTCTTAGTACGTGCAGGCGAGCAACCATTAATTTCAAGAAGTGTTCGTGCTTCAGTGGTATGGATGAATGAACACCCACTTGTAAAAGGTAAGTTGTACAATATTAAGATTGGTACACAAACTGTTCCAGCAAAAGTAACTAATATTAACTACCGTGTAAATGTGAATACGCTCGAACACACTCAAGTAGAAGAGCTTGAGTTAAATGCGATTGCAGATGTTGTGGTTGAGTTTGATGCTCCAGTCGTGTTTGACCGTTATCAAGATTCACGTTACACAGGTTCATTTATTTTTATTGACCGTTTAAGTAACGTAACTGTTGGTGCGGGCATGGTAGAAGCCGCGGTAGAGTGGACGGCTCATAGTAATCCTGTTACTGCTGAAGATCGTGCTGCTCGTTTAGGTCAAAAACCTGCTGTTATTGGTGTTTCTGCACAGTTAATTGAAAAATCTCAAGCTTTAGAAAGTTTATTGATTCAGCAAGGTGTAGTTGCGATCGCGAAAACAAGCTTAACAGCTGAGCAATTGGTTCTATTACGTGAGACGGGTGTTGTCATTATCACAACTTCTGTGGATGGTACAGATACCGAGATAACTGCTGAAACGGTAGAAGAAGCAGTAGAGAAAATTGTGGAATTAGTTCGTCTTTAA
- a CDS encoding capsule assembly Wzi family protein, which translates to MFLRKTLSIALLATASSAVFAQGLVLNNDDLRTDLNWLNQQGVINISTSTWPLSGDEIQRALSQAKVTHPAQQKVINSVLNALKADNDTVKVGAFAETDIKNIPQAFGDNQKSQYQGSLEFNAGGENWDAKIRVNAEKDPQIDSGHDVNVEGSYVAGKLWNQWLVAGQIPTWWGPGHDGSLIRGDASRPVYGVTAQRAVQNAFETKWLSWIGPWQYQAFAGQLDDYKAVPHAKLLGLRLTARPLPYLELGASRTLQWGGEGRSESWDSLWNAIKGNDNVYDSDEDRSNQIAGFDARLNLQSLINAPVGIYGQYVGEDEAGLLPSKKMYLAGVDYSSSYNNMPYQLYAEWADTRTNNDVKGISYNHYVYKDGYYQHGFPLGHAMGGDGQMYSVGGDIRFDVMNRLSGRAMVVKVNQSNLAINKAFPKDDEIKALDLTWTHYIKPDLPLKINGWVSDSDLEGNDAGASIGVEIPLERKMFGF; encoded by the coding sequence ATGTTTTTAAGAAAAACACTTTCGATTGCATTATTAGCAACTGCTTCATCGGCTGTTTTTGCACAAGGTTTAGTGCTTAATAATGATGATTTACGTACCGACTTAAACTGGTTGAATCAACAAGGTGTTATTAACATCAGCACTTCTACTTGGCCATTAAGTGGTGATGAAATTCAAAGAGCTCTCTCTCAAGCTAAAGTGACTCATCCAGCACAGCAAAAAGTTATTAATTCAGTTCTCAATGCATTAAAGGCAGATAACGATACAGTTAAAGTGGGTGCTTTTGCTGAAACTGATATCAAAAATATTCCTCAAGCATTTGGTGATAACCAAAAATCGCAGTACCAAGGTTCATTAGAGTTTAATGCTGGTGGTGAAAATTGGGATGCAAAAATCCGTGTAAACGCAGAAAAAGACCCTCAAATTGATAGTGGGCATGACGTTAACGTTGAGGGTTCATATGTCGCTGGTAAACTCTGGAACCAGTGGCTTGTTGCAGGTCAAATTCCAACATGGTGGGGACCTGGACATGATGGTAGCTTAATCCGAGGCGATGCAAGTCGTCCTGTGTATGGCGTGACGGCACAAAGAGCTGTACAAAATGCTTTTGAGACAAAATGGTTATCTTGGATTGGACCTTGGCAATATCAAGCTTTTGCAGGCCAATTAGATGATTATAAAGCTGTTCCTCATGCGAAATTATTAGGCTTACGTTTAACTGCAAGACCTTTACCCTATTTAGAACTAGGTGCTTCTCGTACTTTACAATGGGGTGGTGAAGGACGTTCTGAAAGTTGGGATTCTTTGTGGAATGCAATTAAAGGGAATGACAATGTGTATGATTCTGATGAAGATCGTTCTAACCAAATTGCAGGTTTTGATGCTCGTTTAAATCTACAATCTCTTATAAATGCTCCTGTTGGTATTTATGGTCAATATGTTGGTGAAGATGAAGCTGGACTACTTCCTTCTAAAAAAATGTATTTAGCAGGAGTCGACTATTCTTCTAGCTATAATAATATGCCATATCAACTTTATGCAGAATGGGCTGATACCCGCACTAATAATGATGTGAAGGGTATTTCCTATAATCATTATGTTTATAAAGATGGTTATTATCAACATGGCTTCCCATTAGGACATGCGATGGGTGGCGATGGACAAATGTATTCTGTGGGTGGTGATATCCGCTTTGACGTGATGAACCGTTTAAGCGGTCGTGCTATGGTGGTTAAAGTTAACCAATCTAACTTGGCAATTAATAAAGCATTCCCTAAAGATGATGAAATTAAAGCGCTTGATCTAACTTGGACACATTACATCAAACCTGATCTTCCATTAAAAATTAATGGTTGGGTAAGTGATTCTGACTTAGAAGGTAATGATGCGGGTGCATCAATTGGAGTGGAAATTCCTCTAGAGCGTAAAATGTTTGGTTTCTAA
- the lysS gene encoding lysine--tRNA ligase has protein sequence MTQQNAQSTSEPTISENDLIAQRHAKLKQIQDVAKETGKSPWPNTFKREHYAADLQEQFKDQSKEQIESAEHVYVKVAGRVMLNRGSFMVIQDMTGRIQLYVDRKGLPKDTLETIKGLDLGDIIAAEGYIGRSGKGDLYVHLEGFELLTKSLRPLPDKFHGLNDTEVKYRKRYLDLIVNEETRKTFEIRAKVVAGIRAFLTNERFMEVETPMMHVIPGGASARPFETHHNALDMPLFLRIAPELYLKRLVVGGFERVFEINRNFRNEGVSTRHNPEFTMIEFYQAYADYKDLMALTENMLEKLAIDILGTTDVPYQGEVFSFKGPFKKISMFDAILENNPQFTPENVGDREFLAKFIREELKEEVKPGFGLGKLQTIVFEETVETKLRQPTFITEYPAETSPLARRNDDNPHITDRFEFFIGGRELANGFSELNDPIDQAERFQAQVAEKDAGDDEAMHYDAEFVEALEYGLPPTAGEGIGIDRLVMLFADAPSIRDVILFPHMRRKEG, from the coding sequence ATGACGCAACAAAACGCTCAATCGACTTCTGAACCAACTATTTCCGAAAACGATTTAATTGCACAGCGTCATGCCAAATTAAAGCAAATCCAAGATGTTGCAAAGGAAACTGGAAAGAGTCCTTGGCCAAATACATTCAAACGTGAACATTACGCTGCTGATTTACAAGAACAATTTAAAGATCAGTCTAAAGAACAAATCGAAAGCGCTGAACATGTTTATGTAAAAGTTGCTGGCCGTGTCATGTTAAACCGTGGTTCTTTCATGGTGATTCAAGACATGACTGGTCGTATCCAATTATATGTTGACCGTAAGGGTTTACCAAAAGATACGCTCGAAACTATTAAAGGTTTAGACCTTGGCGATATTATTGCTGCTGAAGGTTATATCGGCCGTTCGGGCAAAGGTGACTTATATGTACACCTTGAAGGTTTTGAACTTCTTACAAAATCGCTTCGTCCATTGCCGGATAAATTTCATGGTTTGAACGACACAGAAGTTAAATATCGTAAGCGTTATCTTGATTTAATTGTTAATGAAGAAACGCGTAAGACTTTTGAAATTCGTGCCAAAGTCGTTGCAGGTATTCGCGCATTTTTAACCAATGAACGTTTCATGGAAGTTGAAACGCCAATGATGCATGTGATTCCGGGTGGCGCATCTGCACGTCCGTTTGAAACGCATCATAATGCTTTAGATATGCCATTATTCTTGCGTATCGCACCGGAGCTTTATTTAAAGCGTTTAGTTGTTGGTGGTTTTGAGCGTGTGTTCGAAATTAACCGTAACTTCCGTAATGAAGGGGTGTCAACACGTCATAACCCTGAATTTACCATGATCGAGTTTTATCAGGCATATGCTGATTATAAAGACTTGATGGCTTTGACTGAAAACATGCTTGAAAAGCTAGCAATTGATATTTTAGGTACGACTGATGTGCCTTACCAAGGCGAAGTGTTTAGCTTTAAAGGGCCATTCAAGAAAATCTCTATGTTTGATGCGATTTTGGAGAATAATCCGCAGTTCACGCCTGAAAATGTAGGCGATCGTGAATTCCTTGCAAAATTTATTCGTGAGGAATTAAAAGAAGAAGTTAAACCTGGTTTTGGTTTAGGTAAGCTTCAAACAATCGTATTTGAAGAAACGGTTGAGACTAAACTTCGTCAGCCTACTTTTATTACTGAGTACCCAGCAGAGACTTCTCCACTTGCTCGCCGTAATGATGATAATCCGCACATTACTGATCGTTTTGAGTTCTTTATTGGTGGCCGTGAATTGGCAAACGGCTTTAGTGAGTTAAATGATCCGATTGATCAGGCTGAACGTTTCCAAGCGCAAGTTGCTGAAAAAGATGCTGGTGATGATGAAGCAATGCATTACGATGCAGAGTTTGTTGAAGCACTTGAATATGGTTTACCTCCAACAGCGGGTGAAGGTATTGGTATTGACCGTTTGGTTATGCTTTTTGCAGATGCACCAAGTATTCGTGATGTGATTTTGTTCCCGCATATGCGTCGTAAAGAAGGTTAA
- a CDS encoding DUF2239 family protein, translating to MNTKITYTAFTGSTLIASDSLVELAKKLKALPKTTENILIFNDQTGQQIDLDLSGSEQELQQRYAEPEEIKKVGRPKLGVISREITLQKKHWDWLDQQSASASAVIRKLIDKELNNPNSEGNIMLAKQAIDRFMSAMLGNMPNYEEATRALYQGDRDVFLKMIQSYPKDLREYLTLKAQNVF from the coding sequence ATGAATACTAAAATCACCTATACTGCTTTCACTGGAAGCACGCTTATTGCGAGTGACTCTCTTGTTGAACTTGCAAAGAAACTAAAAGCTCTTCCTAAAACAACAGAAAATATTCTGATTTTTAATGATCAAACAGGTCAACAAATTGATCTTGACCTTTCTGGTTCGGAACAAGAACTTCAACAACGTTATGCTGAACCGGAAGAAATTAAAAAAGTTGGACGACCTAAACTTGGAGTAATTTCGCGTGAAATCACTTTACAGAAAAAACATTGGGATTGGTTAGATCAGCAAAGTGCGAGTGCATCAGCAGTGATTCGCAAGTTAATTGATAAAGAGTTAAATAACCCAAATTCTGAAGGCAATATTATGCTAGCCAAACAAGCCATCGACCGCTTTATGTCTGCTATGTTAGGCAATATGCCAAATTACGAGGAAGCAACACGCGCCTTATATCAAGGTGATCGAGATGTATTTTTAAAAATGATTCAGAGCTATCCTAAAGATTTAAGAGAATATTTAACTTTAAAAGCTCAAAATGTTTTCTAA